One window of Paludibacter propionicigenes WB4 genomic DNA carries:
- a CDS encoding helix-turn-helix domain-containing protein: MNTIGLNCLAKKGSLILLLFVSVSIGAQKTVTDTLLEGRMTRYDYEGAANTARTRLRITNLSIHEKLYYTNRLSMAKFRLMHLEESMALAMQALKLSKQATDSALIVNAWKVAAYSYNYTGKLDSALVYSEKIMMYGKRHGDIRATRDAMCSVATILAQNKRFEEALKYYRDVEKLSIKMRDVSYYPSNEYNLGLMYLELEKYDSCVVRLKKAAVLARKRNNLDLLSLVYGVLSDCYMHTNNKTEWKRNRMLSFELSRKIGNMRYLAMDYCAFLDFELRNKNYKEALMYGRKAIEILKKTPYPVLNIRLDSMMYMASKGAGLYADALAYHESFVNRRKAVDSEKEKGMLHEQMVKYNVMEKDHTIELQKAQIAQNRKIVIISIIARALAIIIVIVAIKYSLRTRKFRRELYLKEKAIDAQMKEMQDWVEWKQNKETESETDTSGKESEPLTQEKGTPRSAQISLYNELHELFNTKKLHLNPDLDIEAVIKVLGTNKKYLYHAISENSEDNFRNFINRYRVNDAKEIIEQKIMDKASFNISDIYTQTGFNSSVTFYRAFKSVTGLTPKEYSIEFTKDREEKRIKNIYT; this comes from the coding sequence ATGAACACTATAGGCCTTAATTGTTTAGCAAAAAAAGGATCACTTATCTTATTATTGTTTGTTTCCGTTTCGATAGGGGCACAAAAAACGGTTACAGACACGCTGCTAGAAGGGCGAATGACCCGCTACGATTACGAGGGTGCGGCCAATACTGCCAGAACCAGACTACGTATCACCAACCTGAGCATTCACGAAAAACTATACTACACCAACCGCCTGAGCATGGCTAAATTCCGCCTTATGCATTTGGAAGAATCAATGGCACTGGCTATGCAAGCATTAAAACTCAGCAAGCAAGCAACTGACTCTGCATTAATTGTAAACGCATGGAAGGTAGCCGCCTACAGTTATAACTACACAGGCAAGCTGGATAGTGCCTTAGTATATTCGGAAAAAATAATGATGTACGGCAAGCGTCATGGAGATATACGAGCTACACGTGATGCAATGTGTTCAGTTGCCACCATACTGGCTCAGAACAAACGTTTTGAGGAAGCGCTGAAATACTACAGAGATGTAGAGAAACTAAGTATCAAAATGCGCGATGTTTCCTATTATCCATCCAACGAGTACAACTTAGGATTGATGTATCTGGAACTGGAGAAATACGATAGCTGTGTGGTGCGGCTAAAAAAAGCAGCTGTATTGGCCCGCAAGCGCAACAACCTGGATTTGCTGTCGCTCGTGTACGGTGTATTGTCGGACTGTTATATGCACACCAACAATAAAACAGAATGGAAAAGAAATCGGATGCTTTCTTTTGAGCTTTCCCGTAAAATCGGCAATATGCGCTACCTGGCTATGGATTACTGCGCCTTTCTCGACTTTGAACTCCGAAACAAAAACTACAAAGAAGCACTGATGTACGGACGGAAAGCTATCGAAATTCTAAAGAAAACCCCCTACCCCGTATTAAACATACGCCTGGACAGCATGATGTACATGGCTAGTAAAGGCGCCGGGCTTTATGCCGACGCGCTTGCCTACCACGAGTCATTTGTAAACAGGCGAAAAGCTGTTGACAGCGAGAAAGAAAAAGGAATGCTGCATGAACAGATGGTAAAATACAATGTAATGGAGAAAGACCATACTATAGAACTTCAAAAGGCGCAGATAGCGCAGAACCGTAAAATAGTAATAATATCTATCATAGCCAGAGCGCTGGCAATTATTATTGTCATCGTGGCGATTAAATATAGCCTGAGAACTCGCAAGTTCCGGCGAGAACTGTACCTGAAAGAAAAAGCAATCGATGCGCAAATGAAAGAAATGCAAGACTGGGTAGAATGGAAACAAAATAAGGAAACGGAGAGCGAAACAGACACGTCCGGCAAGGAATCGGAACCTTTAACCCAAGAAAAAGGCACACCGAGATCAGCACAGATTTCGCTCTACAATGAGCTGCATGAGCTGTTTAATACTAAAAAACTACATTTGAACCCCGACTTAGACATAGAAGCGGTGATAAAAGTGCTTGGCACCAATAAAAAATACCTTTACCATGCCATAAGCGAGAATAGCGAAGATAATTTCAGAAATTTCATTAATCGCTACAGGGTGAATGATGCTAAGGAAATTATAGAGCAAAAAATCATGGATAAGGCATCGTTTAATATCTCTGATATATACACCCAAACCGGTTTCAACTCCTCGGTAACATTCTATAGGGCATTTAAGTCCGTAACAGGGCTTACACCCAAGGAATATAGTATTGAGTTTACGAAAGATAGGGAAGAGAAAAGGATTAAAAATATTTATACATAA
- a CDS encoding winged helix-turn-helix transcriptional regulator, whose translation MYDFIHNLTIPTAICTFDGEFIDVNQALLDDSKATSKPHLFNYSSGELLDDSSNHNAIIDHLLSGNKVINQKILIKLVGNNNIVLRSTNVSLLSDGKKLMIIQNHTLDSNYHLPADKIEFILKEQAKISQHLNPYHIEALKQIYDQTLAVLNKEHLQIEAEYPHLNLDPHKFMHSIKSTLEIIQGKWTFSIVLALMKEVTLRFNELIKILEGRISARILSNELKLLENNGLIVRQVFTTVPPTVEYSLTEKGKSLNSVSIVLRDWGLYYGNNK comes from the coding sequence ATGTACGATTTTATTCATAATCTAACAATACCAACAGCCATTTGCACTTTTGATGGTGAGTTTATAGATGTAAATCAGGCACTGTTAGATGATAGTAAGGCAACGTCCAAGCCTCATTTATTTAATTATAGTTCAGGTGAATTATTGGATGATAGTTCAAATCATAATGCTATTATAGATCATCTACTTTCGGGTAATAAGGTCATAAATCAGAAGATATTGATAAAACTTGTTGGGAATAACAATATAGTACTTAGGTCAACTAATGTTTCATTACTATCAGATGGAAAAAAGCTTATGATTATCCAGAATCACACATTAGATAGTAATTATCATTTACCCGCCGACAAAATCGAATTTATATTAAAAGAACAAGCAAAAATCAGTCAGCATCTTAATCCATATCATATTGAAGCCTTAAAGCAAATCTATGACCAAACGCTAGCTGTCTTAAACAAGGAACATCTACAAATAGAAGCAGAATACCCTCATCTCAATTTGGATCCGCATAAATTCATGCATTCTATTAAGAGCACCTTGGAAATAATTCAAGGCAAATGGACGTTTTCAATAGTACTAGCTTTGATGAAAGAAGTCACACTAAGATTTAATGAGCTAATAAAAATACTGGAAGGCAGAATTAGCGCACGTATTTTATCTAATGAATTAAAACTTCTGGAGAATAATGGACTAATCGTTCGACAAGTATTCACTACTGTACCTCCTACTGTTGAATATAGCCTGACTGAGAAGGGTAAATCTCTAAACTCTGTATCAATCGTTCTCAGAGATTGGGGACTGTATTACGGGAATAATAAATAG
- a CDS encoding zinc metallopeptidase produces MYGIYIIFGVFALISWLISSNLKSKFERYSKIPIPRGMTGKDVAMKMLRDNGIYDVQVVSTNGHLTDHYDPLSKTVNLSENVYASCSVAAAAIAAHECGHAVQHATAYAPLTMRSKLVPVVNFASSWMQWVLLAGILLINTLGPNLLFAGICLFATTTLFSFVTLPVEINASARALAWLNTAGITNYDTHDQAKDALKTAAYTYVVAALGSLATLVYYIMIFMGGNRR; encoded by the coding sequence ATGTATGGAATTTATATCATCTTCGGAGTATTTGCTTTAATTAGCTGGCTAATTTCGAGCAATCTAAAATCAAAATTTGAGCGCTACTCAAAAATTCCGATTCCACGCGGAATGACAGGAAAAGACGTAGCGATGAAAATGCTGCGCGATAATGGCATTTACGATGTTCAGGTAGTTTCTACAAACGGTCACTTGACCGACCATTACGATCCCCTGTCCAAAACCGTAAACCTGAGCGAAAACGTGTACGCTTCGTGCAGTGTGGCTGCTGCAGCCATTGCAGCTCATGAATGCGGACACGCCGTGCAACATGCCACTGCTTATGCACCGCTTACCATGCGCTCGAAACTTGTTCCGGTGGTCAATTTCGCATCCAGCTGGATGCAGTGGGTACTGTTGGCCGGAATCTTGTTGATAAACACATTGGGTCCGAATCTTTTATTTGCCGGCATTTGTTTGTTTGCTACCACCACCCTGTTTAGCTTTGTTACGCTGCCGGTAGAAATCAATGCCAGTGCACGTGCGTTGGCTTGGCTTAACACAGCAGGCATTACCAACTACGACACACACGACCAGGCTAAAGATGCCCTCAAAACAGCCGCCTACACCTATGTGGTAGCAGCTTTGGGTTCATTGGCTACGCTGGTGTACTACATCATGATTTTCATGGGTGGAAACAGAAGATAA
- a CDS encoding adenylosuccinate synthase translates to MKVDVLLGLQWGDEGKGKVVDVLTPNYDLITRFQGGPNAGHTLEFEGKKFVLRSIPSGIFQGDKVNVIGNGVVLDPALFKAEVEALEQSGHPLAERLKISKKAHLILPTHRLLDAAYESAKGSGKIGTTGKGIGPTYTDKVSRNGVRVGDILHNFEEKYNTAITRHKEILKQYDFEYDLPALEKAWFEGIECIKRFELIDSEHFVNDALKTGKKVLAEGAQGTMLDIDFGSYPFVTSSNTICAGACTGLGIAPRSIGDVFGIFKAYCTRVGSGPFPTELFDETGDNMRKIGYEFGSVTGRPRRCGWVDLVALKYAVMINGVTQLIMMKSDVMDGFDTIKACVAYKIDGTEVEQFPYDLNDGAEPVYVELPGWKTDMTKMQSEDEFPEEFNAYISFLEEELEVPIKIVSVGPDRDQTIIRYQE, encoded by the coding sequence ATGAAAGTTGATGTTTTATTAGGTCTCCAATGGGGAGATGAAGGTAAAGGAAAAGTAGTTGACGTTCTTACTCCCAATTACGATCTTATTACACGTTTTCAGGGCGGCCCCAATGCCGGTCACACACTGGAGTTTGAAGGTAAAAAGTTTGTATTGCGCTCCATCCCTTCAGGAATTTTTCAGGGCGACAAAGTAAATGTTATCGGCAACGGTGTAGTGCTCGATCCGGCTTTGTTTAAAGCAGAAGTAGAAGCACTGGAACAATCGGGTCATCCACTCGCAGAGCGTTTAAAAATATCGAAGAAAGCACATTTAATTTTGCCAACTCACCGCCTGCTGGATGCAGCTTACGAATCGGCTAAAGGAAGTGGCAAAATCGGAACTACCGGAAAAGGAATAGGCCCTACCTATACTGACAAAGTGAGCCGCAACGGTGTACGTGTAGGCGATATCCTTCACAACTTCGAAGAAAAATATAACACGGCTATAACCCGCCACAAAGAAATACTGAAACAATACGATTTTGAATACGATTTACCTGCACTGGAAAAAGCCTGGTTTGAAGGAATCGAATGTATCAAACGTTTTGAGCTGATTGACAGCGAACATTTTGTAAACGATGCGTTGAAAACCGGAAAGAAAGTATTGGCCGAAGGCGCTCAGGGCACCATGCTCGATATTGATTTCGGGTCATATCCATTCGTTACATCTTCTAACACAATTTGTGCTGGTGCCTGTACCGGACTGGGTATTGCTCCGCGCAGCATAGGCGATGTATTCGGTATTTTCAAAGCATATTGTACTCGTGTGGGTAGCGGTCCGTTCCCTACCGAACTGTTCGACGAAACCGGCGACAACATGCGCAAGATAGGTTACGAATTCGGTTCGGTTACCGGACGTCCACGCCGTTGTGGCTGGGTGGATCTGGTAGCTTTAAAATACGCGGTAATGATCAACGGCGTCACACAACTTATCATGATGAAAAGTGATGTTATGGACGGGTTTGATACCATCAAAGCCTGTGTAGCTTATAAAATAGATGGAACAGAAGTGGAACAATTTCCTTACGACCTCAACGATGGGGCTGAGCCTGTTTACGTTGAGCTTCCGGGATGGAAAACCGACATGACAAAAATGCAAAGTGAGGATGAATTTCCCGAAGAGTTTAATGCATACATCAGTTTTCTGGAAGAAGAACTGGAAGTGCCTATCAAAATTGTATCGGTAGGACCAGACAGAGATCAGACAATTATTCGCTATCAGGAGTAG
- a CDS encoding Fur family transcriptional regulator, with amino-acid sequence MEEEVSYESIKELFTEYLKKHNHRKTSERYAILEQIYSCEGHFNADALFNTMRAEYRVSRATVYNTLDLLQECKLIIKHQLGGQFAQYEKTFGSSTHHHLICTNCGNVKEFSDEQLRMSIQKRKFPRFHTSHYSLYIYGLCHKCKVALRNL; translated from the coding sequence ATGGAAGAAGAAGTTTCATACGAATCAATAAAAGAGCTTTTTACAGAATACCTTAAAAAGCATAATCACCGGAAAACATCCGAACGTTATGCTATTCTGGAGCAAATTTATTCATGCGAAGGTCATTTTAATGCTGATGCCTTGTTTAATACCATGAGGGCAGAATATCGGGTTAGCCGGGCTACGGTTTACAATACCCTTGATTTATTGCAGGAATGCAAGTTGATTATTAAGCATCAGTTGGGCGGTCAGTTTGCCCAATACGAAAAGACCTTTGGAAGCAGTACACATCATCACCTGATTTGTACCAACTGCGGGAATGTAAAAGAGTTTTCGGACGAGCAATTGCGAATGTCTATTCAAAAACGGAAGTTTCCGCGTTTCCACACTTCTCATTATTCGCTTTATATTTACGGACTTTGTCACAAGTGTAAAGTAGCTCTCAGAAACTTATAA